From Polynucleobacter sp. MWH-P3-07-1:
AAGGCAATAAGGGGCTGACCAGAGCATGGCATGCCGCCAAGAATTCATGGTGCGGGGTGGTCTATGCCTTTAAAGAAGAAAGTGCATTTAGGCAGGAATTAACACTGCTGATTATTTGCACCCCGATTGCCCTCTTTCTGAACGTCAGCATTCTGGAAAAAGTAGCTCTGATCTGCTCGATCATCATGGTCTTGGTTGTGGAGCTCCTCAATTCCAGCGTGGAAGCAGCGATTGATCGAATCTCCTTTGAACACCACGATTTATCCAAAAGAGCCAAAGATTTTGGCTCAGCAGCTGTCATGCTGGCCCTATTAGTGGCTGTTTTGATCTGGTTAGGGGTCTGCGCGCCCCTTGTCTCAAAACTGTAATAAAACCGTAATACGATCCTATTTACTAAACGATCAAGGTCTACCCTTATGTCCGACATTCCAAATCCACTAGCGGCCTTTGATATCTTCAATTCCAGATTCGAAGATATGCCTAAGAAATTCAGTAAGTTACGCCCTCTAAAGAAGCTATTTTCTAAGAAGATTGCCAAGAAGCTCTTTGGTAAGAAATTTGCCCTCAAGCCCCGCGCCTTGACCCCAGCGACTCAAGATCACGTTGCAGCTAAGCCAGTGAGCAAGCCGAAGCGCCCTGCTTTTCAGATTACTTGGGCTACGACACCCAATGAGGTGAAAGAAGCGCAGAGATTGCGTTATAAGGTGTTTGCTGAGGAAATGGGTGCGAACCTAGCCCAAAACAGCGAAGGTCTTGATGTGGATGAATTCGATGCCTATTGCGACCATTTGTTGATACGTGACCAAGAGACTTTAAAGGTAGTAGGTACCTATCGTGTTCTGCCACCCCATAAGGCCCAGGAAATTGGTCGCCTCTACTCTGATTCTGAGTTTGATCTGTCCCGTTTAAATCACTTACGTCCAAAGATGGTTGAATTGGGACGCTCTTGCGTGCACGCTGACTATCGTTCTGGCGCCGTCATTATGTCCCTGTGGAGTGGTTTGGCGCAGTACATGCAAAAGCATCAATATGAAATCATGCTGGGTTGCGCCAGTATCCCAATGGCAGATGGCGGTCACTTTGCAGCGAGTCTTTATAACTCCCTCTCAGAAGAGCAAATGGCCCCTACCGAGAACCATGCCTTCCCTCGCCTACCGTTGCCATTAGACAAACTCAACGGCGGCTTGGATGTTGAGCCTCCACCATTGATTAAAGGCTATCTGAAGTTGGGCGCCAAGATTTGTAGCGCTCCAGCCTGGGATCCTGATTTCAATACTGCTGACCTCTTGACGATGTTGCGCCTGTCTGAAATCAATCCGCGTTACGCGAAACACTTTCTGAATATCTAATCCAGCTTGACCTGCTTTACTTGAGGTCAAGCTGATATGTGCGGCCGATACGCTCCCATTCGGCCGCTTCTTTTAGTAAGCTAAATTCAGTCAGGGGATGCGCACCTGCCCATTCCCGAGATAAGCTCACTAAATAAGAGCCGTCATTTTCAGAGACTTTTACTTTAGGAAGATTGGCATCACTTCTGCCACGGCAGAGAACTTGGGCTAAGCGCAGACAAAACAGCATGCGCCAATCCTGAAAACTCGCATTGCTAGCAAGCTTACCCAATTTACCGGCGTGGCCAATGAGCAAAGCCGCAAGACGCGCCTGATCATTTTTGGAGAAACCAGGCATATCAGCGTTACCAGCGATATATGCAGAATGCTTGTGATAGCCGTTATGCGAGATGGATAGACCGATCTCATGTAAATTGGCAGCCCACTGTAAGAGAGCAATATTTTCTGCACGACTTTCTAGTTCTGGCTTGGGTAATTGGTCTAAAAATTCAGCCGCTAAATTACCGACTCGGGTGGCCTGCTCACGATCAACGGTATAGCGTTGCATAAACTGCTCTACCGTGACATAGCGCATATCAGAGTGTTGTGAACGGCCCAATAGATCGTATAAGACTCCTACCCTTAGGGCAGCATCAGTCACTTCCATTGTCTCAATGCCGAGCTCATCAAAGACTGCCAGCATGATTGCCAAGCCGCCAGGCCAAACCCCGCGGCGCTCATCTTTAAGACCGCCAAGCTGTATGTCATTTACATGCTCATATTTCAGGAGATGTTTTTTCATGGCACGCAAACCTTCACGCGTAATCAAGCCGCTGCCAGCATTGACTCGACCCATAGTTAGAGCATCGCCCTGCCCATTGAAATTATTTTCTGCAATGATGTCAGCCAGAGCCCGTGCAGTACCTGAAGACCCAATCACTTGCTTCCAGCCACTCTTCAAATAGTTTCCAGAAATGACTTGGAGTTCGCGACGAGCTGCGAGCTCAGCTTCTTTGAAAGCATGAGCATCAATATTTCCTCTGGGGAAAAAACGCATGCTATGCGATACGCAGCCAATATATAAACTCTCCATCAGTTTAGGTTCATACCCTTTACCAATAATGAGTTCGGTTGAGCCGCCGCCGATATCGACTACTAAGCGGTTGCCTTGGACTGCAGAAACCTCGTGTGCGGCACCAATGTAGATCAAGCGCGCCTCTTCAACGCCTGCGATCACCTCAATCGGAAAACCTAGAGCTTCTTGCGCGTCACTGACAAAGTTTTGGGCATTTTTAGCCACCCGCAAGGTATTGGTTGCGACTGCCCTGACTTTACTGGGGTCAAAGCCACGAATCCGCTCGCCAAAGCGACGGATTGCAGAGAGGCCCCGCTGATAGGCATCATTCCCTAATAATTTATTTTCGGTCAGACCCGCTGCCAATCGAACCGACTCCCGCAGGGTGTCGATAGGTCGTAACTGGGTACCCGAAGGCGTATGAACAACTTGGGCTACCAGCATCCGAAAACTATTTGAGCCTAGGTCAACCGCCGCAACAAGATCGTTTGCGCCGGGGATAAGCTCGACTGGGTTAGCTGCCAAAGAGATTCCTTAAAGAAAAAACCAGATGAATGTGACTATTTTATGTAAAAAAATGACACATTCATGAAACTACCGCCAAGTCTACTGCATCAGGACTAGGCTGCGAGGTTTTTCTCGGAACTACTGCAGTCAGTATTGCCAAAGCTGCAGAAGATGCAACAATCCCCCGATTTGGGCTTAAGGATGGTGCTACAAGCTTTACAGCGGTAAAGGTGCATTGATCCATCGGGGATCTCGACAGGCTCTTGAACCAAACAGCTAGGGCAAGTAATAACAGATACAGTTGGGGCAATTAAGGTATTCACGTAGCCATTTTGACCAGCAAATATTGCAGGAATAAGA
This genomic window contains:
- a CDS encoding diacylglycerol kinase; its protein translation is MSSYHIDQNPHKGNKGLTRAWHAAKNSWCGVVYAFKEESAFRQELTLLIICTPIALFLNVSILEKVALICSIIMVLVVELLNSSVEAAIDRISFEHHDLSKRAKDFGSAAVMLALLVAVLIWLGVCAPLVSKL
- a CDS encoding GNAT family N-acyltransferase; its protein translation is MSDIPNPLAAFDIFNSRFEDMPKKFSKLRPLKKLFSKKIAKKLFGKKFALKPRALTPATQDHVAAKPVSKPKRPAFQITWATTPNEVKEAQRLRYKVFAEEMGANLAQNSEGLDVDEFDAYCDHLLIRDQETLKVVGTYRVLPPHKAQEIGRLYSDSEFDLSRLNHLRPKMVELGRSCVHADYRSGAVIMSLWSGLAQYMQKHQYEIMLGCASIPMADGGHFAASLYNSLSEEQMAPTENHAFPRLPLPLDKLNGGLDVEPPPLIKGYLKLGAKICSAPAWDPDFNTADLLTMLRLSEINPRYAKHFLNI
- a CDS encoding Ppx/GppA phosphatase family protein, whose amino-acid sequence is MLVAQVVHTPSGTQLRPIDTLRESVRLAAGLTENKLLGNDAYQRGLSAIRRFGERIRGFDPSKVRAVATNTLRVAKNAQNFVSDAQEALGFPIEVIAGVEEARLIYIGAAHEVSAVQGNRLVVDIGGGSTELIIGKGYEPKLMESLYIGCVSHSMRFFPRGNIDAHAFKEAELAARRELQVISGNYLKSGWKQVIGSSGTARALADIIAENNFNGQGDALTMGRVNAGSGLITREGLRAMKKHLLKYEHVNDIQLGGLKDERRGVWPGGLAIMLAVFDELGIETMEVTDAALRVGVLYDLLGRSQHSDMRYVTVEQFMQRYTVDREQATRVGNLAAEFLDQLPKPELESRAENIALLQWAANLHEIGLSISHNGYHKHSAYIAGNADMPGFSKNDQARLAALLIGHAGKLGKLASNASFQDWRMLFCLRLAQVLCRGRSDANLPKVKVSENDGSYLVSLSREWAGAHPLTEFSLLKEAAEWERIGRTYQLDLK
- a CDS encoding GDCCVxC domain-containing (seleno)protein — its product is MHLYRCKACSTILKPKSGDCCIFCSFGNTDCSSSEKNLAA